GGGGCATGCCGAAGACGTTGCCGATGGTCGACATCAGTGCCCCGATCTGCTGCGCCCCGGTATCGGCAGCCCCGCTCGATGACGACACCGCGCTCGAGATCGCGTTGCGGCTCAAGGCTCTTGCCGATCCCGTGCGCATCAAGCTCGTGTCGATCCTGCTCGCCGACACCGGTGACGGAATCTGCACCTGCGATCTCGCGACCGCGGTCGGCCTCACCGAGGCGACGACCAGCCATCACCTGGGTCAGCTCCGTAAGGCCGGCATGGTGAGCCCTGACCGCCGAGGAATGAACGTCTACTACCGCGCACAACCCGACTCGCTAGAAGCACTGCGCAACGTCCTCAGCGCCACCACCGGGTGCTGCTGAACCGGTGCAGACGTTGACGTCGCGGCATTCCACTAGCACCGCCAGAGCCCTGGACTGACGGGCGGGCTGAGGAAGTCACGACCACATAGCTTGCGTCAGGTCAGTCTCTCGCATAGGCGAGCGCGCACCCACCACCCTTGTGCACAACCGGACCGAGCCCACCAACAGTGCGGTGCCGCGACAGGCGGACATTGCACAGATGATCGGCTCCTCGACTGTCGTTCACAGCGAAGTGTCACCACCAAGACCACTCACACTGTCACCGATGTCCTGATGCGGAAGTGTCACCGATGTCCTGCGAGATAACATCCGGGACTTGGAAAAATCAAGCCTTGACTCGAACATATTTTCGAGTACGATGGTGTCATGTCATCGGGGGCGGGGGCCGGATCCACGGCGGTGGACCCATCACAGGAGTCCGTCGAACCGCGCTTTCGTCCCGACCATGAACTCTCCGCATCCGAACTCGTCGAGGTCCTCAACCACTGCGCGGGCTTGGCGGCAGCGTCCGCGCATCGAATGATGGTCGTTGCCAGCCTCATTCACGATGAACGCGAGATGGATTACGCGCAGCGCCGCGCCGAGACGCACAGCGGCGAACTCGACTCCATCGAAGCCTTCGAGCACCTATCAGCGCGAGTGGCCGCCGGCGAGAACCCCTACGAGCCATTCGGGCCCAACGGTCTCGAACAAGCCATCGCCGAAGTCGGCGCCACCCTCACCGTGACACCGGCCGAGGCGAAAGACCTCATCGAGGCCGGCGACGCACTGCGCTACCGACTCTCCTTCACCGGGCACGCACTGGCGTGCGGTCGAATCGACAAGCGCCGCTTCCTCATCGCTCTCAAGCGCACCGATCTCATCACCGACGACGAAGAGATGCAGACCGTCGACGCCCATCTCGCCGAAGCGATCTTCGCCCGCCCACCGATGTCGACGGCCCGGTTCACCGCCATGGTCGATTCGATCGTCGCCAAGTGGGCACCCGACGCGATCCGCCGACGCAAGGAGCGAGTGAAGTCCGACCGCAAGGTGACGGTCACCCCCGATCGGTTCACGCCGGGGCAGTCCCGGATCTCCGGGACGCTGCCCGATGCTGATGCCGCCGAGTTCGACGCCCGCCTGACGGCGATGGCCACCGCGGTCCACGCCGGTGACCCTCGAAAGTTGGCCAATCGCCGGGTCGATGCCCTCAAAGCACTTTCGCGCGGCGAAGCCGCCATCACCTGCCTATGCGACGACTGTCGACCTGCCGCAACCGAACCCGACACAGCACCAGATTTCGACCCAGCGACAGTGGATACCGCCGAGCCGCCTGCACCAGCTGCTGAGATGGTGGATGCGGACACCTTCGTCGACCCGTCAGCCCCCGACACCGCTGCCGATGACCCGGCCGCGCCGACCGACTCGGCGTCGGACTCGCTGGCGCCGCGCGCGACCTTTCACATCGTGGTGAACCTGTCGACCCTGATCGGTCTCGACGACGATCCCGCGTTCCTCGACCGCCATGGCATCATCGACGCCGACACCGCGCGAGAACTCCTCGCCGAAGCGCGACGCACCTACATCCATCCCGCACCGACCCCCGCCGCGCCACTGGCATCGGCTCCCGAGGCAGACAGTTCGACAACGCGGTACACCCCGTCGAAGAAGCTGCAGGCGCTGGTGCGTGCCGGCGAACTGTGCTGCACCTTCCCCGGCTGCAACGCCCCGGTCTGGCAGATCGACCTCGACCACACCGAACCCTTCGATCACACCGACCCGCGGCGCGGTGGCCCGACCGATGCGCGCAACCTCAAACCGCTGTGCCGCTTCCATCACCGCATCAAGACCTTCACCAGCTGGCAGGACCACCAAGACGAGTCCCGCACCGCCTGGTTCACCACACCCACCGGTCACATGTTCGTCGGCAACGCCTTCAGCGGACGCGACCTGTTCAACAAGCTCTTCCCCAGACGATCACCCGATCACCCCGCCCGCGACCGACTCACCAAGCAGCGCGACAACGACTTCCGACGCCACCAACGCGCCGAGAAGCGCTGGAACGACGCCAACCCGCCGCCCTTCTAGCAGCGTTTCACGATTGTCTTGCTTGCTATCGACGGCGGTGAGGTGCCTGCGTGCCCCTCACGTGGTCCGCGGCCGGCTGCCCGAGTTCAGTCACACCAGCCAGGCCGCTGCGTCCGGCGCCAGCATCCCGTCGACGAGAGGTGAACTGACGAGCAGCAATTCGCCGGGCGGAAGGGGCACCGGCTCATCGCCGGCGTTCAGCGCACAGACCAGCTGACCCTCGGAACGACGGAACGCCAGGCATCCCTCCGGCGCGCCGTACCACTCGAGGTGCTCACCGGTGAACTCCGGACGGGTCACCCTCAGGTCGAGGGCTGCGCGGTACAGCGACAGCATCGACCCCACGTCCTCGAGCTGGGCTTCGA
The genomic region above belongs to Gordonia hongkongensis and contains:
- a CDS encoding Rv2640c family ArsR-like transcriptional regulator, with translation MPKTLPMVDISAPICCAPVSAAPLDDDTALEIALRLKALADPVRIKLVSILLADTGDGICTCDLATAVGLTEATTSHHLGQLRKAGMVSPDRRGMNVYYRAQPDSLEALRNVLSATTGCC
- a CDS encoding HNH endonuclease signature motif containing protein, which translates into the protein MSSGAGAGSTAVDPSQESVEPRFRPDHELSASELVEVLNHCAGLAAASAHRMMVVASLIHDEREMDYAQRRAETHSGELDSIEAFEHLSARVAAGENPYEPFGPNGLEQAIAEVGATLTVTPAEAKDLIEAGDALRYRLSFTGHALACGRIDKRRFLIALKRTDLITDDEEMQTVDAHLAEAIFARPPMSTARFTAMVDSIVAKWAPDAIRRRKERVKSDRKVTVTPDRFTPGQSRISGTLPDADAAEFDARLTAMATAVHAGDPRKLANRRVDALKALSRGEAAITCLCDDCRPAATEPDTAPDFDPATVDTAEPPAPAAEMVDADTFVDPSAPDTAADDPAAPTDSASDSLAPRATFHIVVNLSTLIGLDDDPAFLDRHGIIDADTARELLAEARRTYIHPAPTPAAPLASAPEADSSTTRYTPSKKLQALVRAGELCCTFPGCNAPVWQIDLDHTEPFDHTDPRRGGPTDARNLKPLCRFHHRIKTFTSWQDHQDESRTAWFTTPTGHMFVGNAFSGRDLFNKLFPRRSPDHPARDRLTKQRDNDFRRHQRAEKRWNDANPPPF